A window from Montipora capricornis isolate CH-2021 chromosome 7, ASM3666992v2, whole genome shotgun sequence encodes these proteins:
- the LOC138058051 gene encoding uncharacterized skeletal organic matrix protein 2-like: protein MASNMQAVLYFAIFCFLENAVDAGPKVCHACAENDEATCIANQFSQTCATDRNSLGTTHCGSAIGTYRDQYGQVREGVIRGCIDCADKKAACFALGGSLKARAFWTLLRCELECCTDSNCNTQTPTLTQAAITVFTPDDAGPRQCYACAQRDAATCSANQFRQTCATDRNSLGTTHCGSAVGKYRDKSGKVLDGFIRGCIDCADKKAACFALAGALKAREVWTLLKCEIECCTGIDCNTQTPTLSPNAITVFTSYGSTASTGQRVLFSSRVLAVALTFGNILYHFN, encoded by the exons ATGGCTTCAAACATGCAGGCCGTTCTATATTTTGCAATCTTCTGCTTTCTTGAAAACGCAGTTG ATGCTGGCCCAAAAGTCTGTCACGCTTGCGCTGAAAATGATGAAGCTACTTGCATCGCGAATCAGTTTAGTCAGACGTGTGCCACTGACCGAAATTCACTCGGTACAACTCATTGTGGTTCAGCTATTGGGACATATCGCGACCAGTATGGACAAGTCCGCGAGGGCGTTATTCGAGGGTGTATTGATTGCGCAG aTAAAAAAGCAGCATGTTTTGCTCTTGGTGGCTCTCTTAAAGCACGGGCATTCTGGACCTTGTTGAGGTGTGAGTTGGAGTGCTGCACTGATAGCAACTGCAACACGCAAACTCCAACTTTGACACAAGCTGCCATCACTGTGTTTACACCAGATG ATGCTGGTCCGAGACAGTGTTACGCTTGCGCCCAGCGTGATGCGGCTACTTGCAGCGCGAATCAGTTTAGACAGACGTGTGCCACGGATCGAAATTCCCTCGGTACAACCCATTGTGGTTCCGCGGTCGGTAAATACCGGGACAAGTCTGGAAAGGTCTTGGATGGCTTTATTCGAGGGTGCATTGACTGCGCag ATAAAAAGGCAGCCTGTTTTGCTCTTGCCGGCGCTCTTAAGGCACGGGAAGTCTGGACCTTGCTGAAATGTGAGATCGAGTGCTGTACTGGCATAGACTGCAACACGCAGACTCCAACTTTGTCACCAAATGCCATCACTGTGTTTACATCATATGGTAGTACTG CATCAACTGGCCAACGGGTCTTATTCAGCTCCAGAGTGCTTGCCGTTGCACTCACTTTTGGCAACATCTTGTACCACTTCAACTGA